The Xanthomonas sp. CFBP 8443 genome has a window encoding:
- a CDS encoding oxygenase MpaB family protein: MHAARYHVPMTAMLRTLTAPASAQIRRWVLGAFPRGHSSIDYDQPHGDAGLFGPDSVTWRIHAEFPGMLSGGLCALLLQTLHPLALAGVYDHSNFREDLVGRLRRTTQFVAATSYAPLAEAQRLVQRVRTIHARIRGHTPDGRAYAADDSALLTWVHVTEAYGFLQGYRRYCRAVPPAIADRYYDEVRRVAEALGAQAVPSSEREVLAYFAQVRPQLRVDARSREVLAVLSSLRLPVPAAGLSRDLFLGAGAALLPPWATAMLGRGRLQGLHAAASARMLQGLAPLFRVALSDGIAQRACRRVGIAPQQLVHWPG, translated from the coding sequence ATGCATGCCGCTCGCTACCATGTGCCGATGACCGCCATGCTGCGTACGCTCACCGCCCCGGCTTCCGCCCAGATCCGCCGCTGGGTGCTGGGCGCGTTCCCGCGTGGCCATAGCAGCATCGACTACGATCAACCGCACGGCGACGCCGGCCTGTTCGGCCCGGACAGCGTCACCTGGCGCATCCATGCCGAGTTCCCCGGCATGCTCTCCGGCGGCCTGTGCGCCTTGTTGCTGCAGACCCTGCATCCGCTGGCGCTGGCCGGCGTCTACGACCATTCCAATTTCCGCGAGGACCTGGTCGGGCGCCTGCGCCGCACCACCCAGTTCGTCGCCGCCACCAGCTATGCGCCGCTGGCCGAGGCGCAACGCCTGGTCCAGCGGGTGCGCACGATCCACGCGCGGATCCGCGGCCACACGCCGGACGGCCGCGCCTATGCCGCCGACGATTCGGCGCTGCTTACCTGGGTGCACGTCACCGAGGCCTACGGTTTCCTGCAGGGCTATCGCCGCTACTGCCGCGCGGTGCCGCCGGCCATCGCCGATCGCTACTACGACGAGGTGCGGCGCGTGGCCGAGGCCCTGGGCGCGCAGGCGGTGCCTTCGTCCGAGCGCGAAGTGCTGGCGTACTTCGCCCAGGTGCGCCCGCAGCTGCGGGTGGACGCGCGCTCGCGCGAGGTGCTGGCGGTGCTGTCCTCGCTGCGCTTGCCGGTGCCCGCCGCGGGGCTGTCGCGCGACCTGTTCCTGGGCGCAGGCGCGGCGCTGCTGCCGCCGTGGGCCACGGCGATGCTTGGACGCGGACGCCTGCAAGGCCTGCACGCGGCGGCCTCGGCGCGGATGCTGCAAGGGCTGGCGCCGCTGTTCCGGGTGGCGCTCAGCGACGGCATCGCGCAACGCGCCTGCCGGCGGGTGGGGATCGCGCCGCAGCAGCTGGTGCACTGGCCCGGCTAG
- a CDS encoding ATP-grasp domain-containing protein: MASAPAVLITGARAPVALDLARRFAAQGWRVHLADSVACRISAWSRAVTASHRIAPARDAPAAYVADLNALVARQRIALLLPTCEEVFYLARYRHALPAQLDVLVDAFDTLRTLHSKWQFLQLARTLDADVDVPDSMRVRSLAQARDWAGSAPLVLKPEYSRFGVHVRVHPHGLPAVAPPLPDQGDWVAQRYCEGEERCSYAVARDGVLLAHAVYRPRYRLQRSSSYYFEAAPSPQIERFTAQLVGKLGFSGQLSFDWIVSAQGRCSVIECNPRATSGLHLFAAADPLVAALDGSCRDPAAVVRPAATRAAMLGPLMLGVALPAALRHGQLRRWRDDYARADDVLAPRGDRRPLAGALRDLGSHARLALARRCTLREASTRDIEWDGEALPPP; encoded by the coding sequence ATGGCTAGCGCGCCGGCGGTGCTGATCACCGGCGCGCGCGCGCCGGTGGCGCTGGACCTGGCGCGGCGCTTCGCCGCGCAGGGCTGGCGCGTGCATCTGGCCGACAGCGTGGCCTGCCGTATTTCCGCCTGGTCGCGCGCGGTGACCGCCAGCCATCGCATCGCCCCCGCACGCGACGCGCCGGCCGCCTATGTCGCCGACCTCAACGCGCTGGTCGCGCGCCAGCGCATCGCGCTGCTGTTGCCGACCTGCGAGGAAGTGTTCTACCTCGCCCGCTACCGTCACGCGCTGCCGGCGCAACTCGACGTGCTGGTGGACGCGTTCGACACGCTGCGCACGCTGCACAGCAAGTGGCAGTTCCTGCAGCTTGCGCGCACGCTCGATGCCGACGTGGACGTGCCGGACAGCATGCGGGTGCGCAGCCTGGCGCAGGCGCGCGACTGGGCCGGCAGCGCGCCGCTGGTGCTGAAGCCGGAATACTCGCGCTTCGGCGTGCACGTGCGGGTGCATCCGCACGGCCTGCCCGCCGTCGCGCCGCCTCTGCCCGACCAGGGCGACTGGGTCGCGCAGCGCTATTGCGAAGGCGAGGAACGCTGTTCGTACGCGGTGGCGCGCGACGGCGTGCTGCTGGCGCATGCGGTGTACCGGCCGCGCTACCGGCTGCAGCGCAGCTCCAGCTACTACTTCGAGGCCGCGCCGTCGCCGCAGATCGAACGCTTCACCGCGCAGCTGGTCGGCAAGCTCGGTTTCAGCGGGCAGCTCTCCTTCGACTGGATCGTCTCGGCGCAGGGCCGCTGCAGCGTGATCGAATGCAATCCGCGCGCGACCAGCGGCCTGCACCTGTTCGCTGCCGCCGACCCACTGGTCGCGGCGCTGGACGGCAGCTGCCGCGATCCGGCGGCGGTGGTACGCCCGGCAGCCACGCGCGCGGCGATGCTCGGCCCGCTGATGCTCGGCGTCGCCCTGCCCGCGGCGCTGCGCCACGGCCAGCTGCGCCGCTGGCGCGACGACTATGCGCGCGCCGACGACGTGCTGGCGCCGCGCGGCGACCGGCGCCCGCTGGCCGGCGCGCTGCGCGACCTGGGCAGCCATGCGCGGCTGGCGCTGGCCCGGCGCTGCACGCTGCGCGAGGCCTCCACCCGCGACATCGAATGGGACGGCGAGGCCCTGCCGCCGCCATGA
- a CDS encoding NAD-dependent epimerase/dehydratase family protein: MARILVTGASGFIGAHIVRALAAEGAQVRASGRNAAALAAFAGDPRIDVVRAELCRDDLAPLLHDCDAVIHCAALSAPWASAEVFRQANVVATERMLAAAQRAQVRRFVHFSSPSIYFRFADQYQVSEDFTPPTRWIGGYPQTKWEAEEKVRAAAAAGLPALVLRPRAVFGHGDNAIVPRLLAVAQRGWFPLVHGGRAMIDVCCVENAVAAALAALRAEHVGDGRAYNISNGAPIAVRDLLTELFAVLQLRVRLLPVPRGLALALATVGEQIALRRRGQPEPRLSRYGIGVLGYSQTLDIGRARRELGYAPVLSTEAGLAALARR; encoded by the coding sequence ATGGCGCGCATCCTGGTCACCGGCGCCTCCGGCTTCATCGGCGCGCACATCGTCCGCGCCCTCGCCGCCGAAGGCGCGCAGGTCCGCGCCAGCGGCCGCAATGCCGCCGCGCTGGCCGCCTTCGCCGGCGATCCGCGCATCGACGTGGTCCGCGCCGAACTGTGCCGCGACGACCTGGCGCCGCTGCTGCACGACTGCGACGCGGTGATCCACTGCGCCGCGCTGTCCGCGCCGTGGGCCAGCGCCGAGGTGTTCCGCCAGGCCAACGTGGTCGCCACCGAGCGCATGCTCGCCGCCGCGCAGCGCGCGCAGGTGCGGCGCTTCGTGCACTTCAGTTCGCCCAGCATCTATTTCCGCTTCGCCGACCAGTACCAGGTGAGCGAAGACTTCACCCCGCCGACGCGCTGGATCGGCGGCTATCCGCAGACCAAGTGGGAAGCCGAGGAGAAGGTGCGCGCCGCCGCCGCGGCCGGGCTGCCGGCGCTGGTGCTGCGCCCGCGCGCGGTGTTCGGCCACGGCGACAACGCGATCGTGCCGCGGCTGCTGGCGGTGGCGCAGCGTGGCTGGTTCCCGCTGGTGCACGGCGGGCGCGCGATGATCGACGTGTGCTGCGTGGAGAACGCGGTGGCCGCGGCGCTGGCCGCGCTGCGCGCCGAGCATGTCGGCGACGGCCGCGCCTACAACATCAGCAACGGCGCGCCGATCGCGGTGCGCGACCTGCTCACCGAACTGTTCGCGGTGCTGCAGCTGCGGGTGCGCCTGCTGCCGGTGCCGCGCGGCCTGGCGCTGGCGCTGGCCACGGTCGGCGAGCAGATCGCGCTGCGCCGGCGCGGGCAACCGGAGCCGCGGCTGAGCCGCTACGGCATCGGCGTGCTCGGCTATTCGCAGACGCTGGACATCGGCCGCGCCCGGCGCGAACTCGGCTACGCGCCGGTGCTGTCCACCGAGGCCGGGCTGGCGGCCCTGGCACGCAGGTGA
- a CDS encoding Rieske 2Fe-2S domain-containing protein — protein sequence MNDWHPSLYRHWFAVARADALRTRPLAVTVMDRHVAIARCADGSLLALEDRCPHRHAPLSAGCATGDGLACPYHGWRFGRDGALREIPGMPPGQAPPAVRVRAFAAREHDGLIWLRPDPDGDAHPAQLVQALQPPSRRFLWRTRWEAHVVDALENFLDPLHTHLLHPGLVRRGGARTAMRACLQTTAEGFHVDYAGAAAQSGWLYRLFESPRTLERAHFAAPGTAQIEYRYARGGRVRISLHFTPVGARSTEVFASLHVDGRWAPAWAVRWLVWPLLRKVGEQDRRMLALQAHNLQRFPGARGASTALDLVREPLRRYWDGAPLPAPGAQQSVDIML from the coding sequence ATGAACGATTGGCACCCCTCGCTGTACCGACACTGGTTCGCCGTCGCCCGGGCCGACGCGCTGCGCACTCGGCCGCTGGCGGTGACGGTGATGGACCGGCACGTGGCGATCGCGCGCTGCGCCGACGGCAGCCTGCTCGCGCTGGAGGACCGCTGCCCGCACCGGCATGCGCCGCTGTCGGCCGGCTGCGCCACCGGCGACGGCCTGGCCTGCCCGTACCACGGCTGGCGCTTCGGCCGCGACGGCGCGCTGCGCGAGATCCCCGGCATGCCGCCCGGGCAGGCGCCGCCGGCGGTGCGGGTGCGCGCCTTCGCCGCGCGCGAACACGACGGGTTGATCTGGCTGCGCCCGGATCCCGACGGCGACGCGCACCCGGCGCAATTGGTGCAGGCCTTGCAGCCGCCGTCGCGGCGCTTCCTGTGGCGCACGCGTTGGGAGGCGCACGTGGTCGATGCGCTGGAGAACTTCCTCGACCCGCTGCACACCCACCTGCTGCATCCGGGACTGGTGCGCCGCGGCGGCGCGCGCACCGCGATGCGCGCCTGCCTGCAGACCACCGCCGAAGGCTTCCACGTCGACTACGCCGGCGCCGCCGCGCAGAGCGGCTGGCTGTACCGCTTGTTCGAATCGCCGCGCACGCTGGAACGCGCGCACTTCGCCGCACCAGGCACCGCGCAGATCGAATACCGCTACGCGCGCGGCGGCCGCGTGCGGATCAGCCTGCACTTCACCCCGGTCGGCGCGCGCAGCACCGAGGTGTTCGCCAGCCTGCACGTGGACGGGCGCTGGGCGCCGGCATGGGCGGTGCGCTGGCTGGTGTGGCCGCTGCTGCGCAAGGTCGGCGAGCAGGACCGGCGCATGCTCGCGTTGCAAGCGCACAACCTGCAGCGCTTTCCCGGCGCGCGCGGCGCCTCGACCGCGCTGGACCTGGTGCGCGAGCCGCTGCGCCGCTACTGGGACGGCGCGCCGCTGCCGGCACCCGGCGCGCAGCAGTCCGTCGACATCATGCTGTAA
- a CDS encoding EAL domain-containing protein produces the protein MPHRFSATDKTRDLRFRHRLRRALRAPLHAILVWGLLLAVVLAGALAYVLVQDRDNRLAAAQRQSLALATGADRLLQVKLDTLGQALRGEAANAQALRAETPAHAPALVEASLQGLLARHPELHSVALLDAQGARWLGGAGDPSVRQWTQQAQRGSAGVSVGPLQRTADGEPVVRLALPLASGGWVLARWRVAALQQIVAGFDTGHDGVVGLIDAHGLLLAASGPAAGGRVQLPPGLARSQPQGLALGMRAAVFGQQARMVAISGGRDYPLLAVAGLSVREALAGWWWFAGGASAVYLLYLAGFIYLLGSLRRAEHRQRHLLQRLRRGDEDLRLAHEMGGIGTWQIDTDQRQLLLSEPTGAMLGLPRMSMTVDAFLARVHDDDRARVARSYEDALQGLGEYNAVYRMHMPDGRLRWLAARGALVHGRDGMCMTGAVQDVSERLEVAARLIDAERQFRLMFERNPLPFWLFAVDSLRFLEVNQAAIRQYGYSRDEFLAMTLLDLRPASDAERLLADVRKPREGFDEPSIWTHRRKDGSLLSVRIHSADLEFGGAPARLILAEDVSQRLAYERELAFRASHDVATGLLNPRALAEALNARPHAAYAVAYVQLRGLALIGDTLGRAAGDAVRCAVAARVRGLGERFGLTAYQPSQDFVLAVLDPQQLPQALQALLEAVATPVQGGDFAQQLQAHVGVALCPDDAAGAEEIIGSAAQAAHAAQADGRSVARFERSMSARIGERLRLAGRIHQAIERQEFELYFQPVVRADSGAPRLLEALIRWPQADGSYIAPDQFIQLCEDTGLILPLGRWVMRAAAQARRQLAAHGWPALPVAVNVSALQFFDGDLVADLAQACAEAGLAADGLHLELTESSLMRHPQQALEVLRQLRALGVCVALDDFGTGFSSMAYLRDLPLDALKIDRSFVADVHRDARNASICEALLTLGRSLGLEVVAEGVESAEQLQWLRTHGCDHVQGYLIGRPVPLAQAIDALGAFDAVTA, from the coding sequence ATGCCGCACCGTTTCTCCGCCACCGACAAGACGCGCGACCTGCGCTTCAGGCACCGCCTGCGGCGGGCGTTGCGCGCGCCGCTGCACGCGATCCTGGTGTGGGGCCTGCTGCTGGCGGTGGTGCTGGCCGGTGCGCTGGCCTACGTGCTGGTGCAGGACCGCGACAACCGGCTGGCGGCCGCGCAGCGGCAGAGCCTGGCGCTGGCGACCGGCGCCGACCGCCTGCTGCAGGTGAAGCTGGACACCCTGGGCCAAGCGCTGCGCGGCGAGGCGGCGAACGCGCAGGCGCTGCGCGCGGAGACCCCGGCACATGCGCCGGCGCTGGTCGAGGCCTCGCTACAGGGGTTGCTGGCGCGGCATCCGGAATTGCACAGCGTAGCCCTGCTGGATGCGCAGGGTGCGCGCTGGCTTGGCGGCGCGGGCGATCCCAGCGTGCGCCAGTGGACGCAGCAGGCGCAGCGCGGCAGCGCGGGCGTGTCCGTCGGGCCGCTGCAGCGCACCGCCGACGGCGAGCCGGTGGTGCGCCTGGCGTTGCCGCTGGCCTCAGGCGGCTGGGTGCTGGCGCGCTGGCGGGTCGCGGCGCTGCAGCAGATCGTCGCCGGCTTCGATACCGGGCACGACGGCGTGGTCGGCCTGATCGACGCCCACGGCCTGCTGCTGGCCGCCAGCGGTCCGGCCGCCGGCGGCCGCGTGCAGCTGCCGCCGGGCCTGGCGCGGTCGCAACCGCAGGGCTTGGCCCTAGGCATGCGCGCAGCGGTGTTCGGCCAGCAGGCGCGGATGGTGGCGATCAGCGGCGGGCGCGACTATCCGCTGCTGGCGGTGGCGGGGCTGTCGGTGCGCGAGGCGCTGGCCGGCTGGTGGTGGTTCGCCGGCGGCGCGAGTGCGGTGTACCTGCTGTACCTGGCCGGGTTCATCTACCTGCTCGGCAGCCTGCGCCGCGCCGAGCACCGCCAGCGGCACCTGCTGCAACGGCTGCGCCGCGGCGACGAGGACCTGCGCCTGGCGCACGAGATGGGCGGCATCGGCACCTGGCAGATCGACACCGACCAGCGCCAGCTGCTGCTGTCCGAGCCGACCGGGGCGATGCTGGGGCTGCCGCGGATGAGCATGACGGTCGACGCGTTCCTGGCCCGGGTGCACGACGACGACCGCGCGCGGGTGGCGCGCAGCTATGAGGACGCGCTGCAAGGGCTTGGCGAGTACAACGCGGTGTACCGCATGCACATGCCGGACGGGCGCCTGCGCTGGCTGGCCGCGCGCGGCGCGCTGGTGCATGGGCGCGACGGGATGTGCATGACCGGTGCGGTGCAGGACGTGAGCGAGCGGCTGGAGGTGGCGGCGCGGCTGATCGATGCCGAGCGCCAGTTCCGGCTGATGTTCGAACGCAACCCGCTGCCGTTCTGGCTGTTCGCGGTGGACAGCCTGCGCTTCCTGGAAGTGAATCAGGCCGCGATCCGACAGTACGGCTACAGCCGCGACGAGTTCCTGGCGATGACCCTGCTCGACCTGCGACCGGCCAGCGACGCCGAGCGGCTGCTGGCGGACGTGCGCAAGCCGCGCGAGGGCTTCGACGAGCCGAGCATCTGGACCCACCGGCGCAAGGACGGCAGCCTGCTGTCGGTGCGCATCCACAGCGCCGACCTGGAGTTCGGCGGCGCGCCGGCGCGGCTGATCCTGGCCGAGGACGTCAGCCAGCGCCTGGCCTACGAGCGCGAACTCGCGTTCCGCGCCAGCCACGACGTCGCCACCGGCCTGCTCAATCCGCGCGCGCTGGCCGAGGCGCTGAACGCACGGCCGCACGCCGCCTACGCGGTGGCCTACGTGCAGCTGCGCGGCCTGGCGCTGATCGGCGACACCCTGGGCCGCGCCGCCGGCGACGCGGTGCGCTGCGCGGTGGCGGCGCGCGTGCGCGGGCTCGGCGAGCGCTTCGGCCTGACCGCGTACCAGCCATCGCAGGACTTCGTGCTGGCGGTGCTGGATCCGCAGCAGCTGCCGCAGGCGCTGCAAGCGCTGCTCGAGGCGGTCGCCACGCCGGTGCAGGGCGGCGACTTCGCCCAGCAGCTGCAGGCGCATGTCGGCGTGGCGCTGTGTCCGGACGATGCCGCCGGCGCCGAGGAGATCATCGGCAGCGCCGCGCAGGCGGCGCACGCGGCGCAGGCCGATGGGCGCAGCGTCGCCCGCTTCGAGCGCAGCATGTCCGCGCGCATCGGCGAACGCCTGCGCCTGGCCGGGCGCATCCACCAGGCGATCGAGCGGCAGGAATTCGAGCTGTATTTCCAGCCGGTGGTGCGTGCCGACAGCGGCGCGCCACGCCTGCTGGAGGCGCTGATCCGCTGGCCGCAGGCCGACGGCAGCTACATCGCCCCGGATCAGTTCATCCAGCTGTGCGAGGACACCGGGCTGATCCTGCCGCTGGGCCGCTGGGTGATGCGCGCCGCGGCGCAGGCAAGGCGGCAGCTGGCGGCGCACGGCTGGCCGGCGTTGCCGGTGGCGGTGAACGTCTCGGCGCTGCAGTTCTTCGATGGCGACCTGGTCGCGGACCTGGCCCAGGCCTGCGCCGAGGCCGGCCTGGCCGCCGACGGCCTGCACCTGGAGCTGACCGAGAGCAGCCTGATGCGGCATCCGCAGCAGGCGCTGGAGGTGCTGCGGCAGCTGCGCGCGCTCGGCGTGTGCGTGGCGCTGGACGATTTCGGCACCGGCTTTTCCAGCATGGCCTACCTGCGCGACCTGCCGCTGGATGCGCTGAAGATCGATCGCAGCTTCGTCGCCGACGTGCATCGCGACGCGCGCAATGCGTCGATCTGCGAGGCCCTGCTGACGCTCGGCCGCAGCCTGGGCCTGGAAGTGGTGGCCGAGGGAGTGGAAAGCGCCGAGCAGCTGCAGTGGTTGCGAACGCACGGCTGCGACCACGTGCAGGGCTACCTGATCGGGCGGCCGGTGCCGTTGGCGCAGGCGATCGACGCGCTCGGCGCGTTCGACGCGGTTACAGCATGA
- a CDS encoding MBL fold metallo-hydrolase — protein MSAPTLRWRLYEAGHCTHPERATRRGATLAPCQFPALAALLQHPVHGNLLFDTGYSQHFLDATAQFPERLYRVLTPVHLAPGQSLREQLARDGIDAAAIGWIVLSHFHGDHVGGVADFAQARIACAQQAWDDLQRRGRLAALREGFLPALLHGARERMQWFEALPTCPAPAALRGFGTLRDLFGDGSVLLVPLPGHAPGHYGLWFEDAHGPVFLVADAAWSSAAIADGTPPPALVTRLLGEHRVYRDTLARLHALRLAEPALRMVPSHCRQWRPAARTAADG, from the coding sequence ATGAGCGCACCGACGCTGCGCTGGCGGCTGTACGAAGCCGGGCACTGCACCCATCCCGAGCGCGCCACGCGCCGCGGCGCGACGCTGGCGCCGTGCCAGTTCCCGGCGCTGGCGGCGCTGCTGCAGCACCCGGTACACGGCAACCTGCTGTTCGACACCGGCTACTCGCAGCACTTCCTCGATGCCACCGCGCAGTTTCCCGAGCGCCTGTACCGCGTGCTGACGCCGGTGCACCTGGCGCCGGGCCAGTCGTTGCGCGAGCAGTTGGCTCGCGACGGCATCGACGCTGCGGCGATCGGCTGGATCGTGCTGTCGCATTTCCACGGCGACCACGTCGGCGGCGTGGCCGACTTCGCACAGGCGCGCATCGCCTGCGCGCAACAGGCCTGGGACGACCTGCAACGGCGCGGGCGGCTGGCGGCGTTGCGCGAAGGCTTCCTGCCGGCGCTGCTGCACGGCGCGCGCGAACGCATGCAGTGGTTCGAAGCATTGCCGACCTGTCCGGCACCGGCGGCACTGCGCGGCTTCGGCACGCTGCGCGACCTGTTCGGCGACGGCAGCGTGCTGCTGGTGCCACTGCCCGGGCACGCACCCGGCCACTACGGCCTGTGGTTCGAGGATGCGCACGGACCGGTATTCCTGGTCGCCGACGCGGCCTGGTCCAGCGCCGCGATCGCCGACGGCACGCCGCCGCCGGCGCTGGTCACCCGCCTGCTCGGCGAGCACCGCGTCTATCGCGACACGCTGGCGCGGCTGCATGCGCTGCGCCTGGCCGAACCGGCGCTGCGCATGGTGCCTTCGCATTGCCGGCAATGGCGGCCGGCCGCGCGCACAGCGGCCGATGGCTAG
- a CDS encoding TonB-dependent siderophore receptor, protein MKLHPLPLACLLGMAASTAARAADATDAVQATALPAVQVRAEVDTGFRSTAPAQSDKSDAPLAQTPFSITVVPRALLDSQQAQTLADALHNVSGVVANTFGRRGWDDLIIRGQTASDSLFVDGLRTAANNRVAEQLFGMQQVEVLKGPASLLYGQVLPGGLVNLVSKRPARTPLRRAELGVGSDGLQQGSFDLNQPLSANGKVALRLNGLAMNADDPTDHVYFRSRWIAPSLSLDLGERTDFVLLTSYQERDYIRQQGLPWEGSADANPNGRIDRSLFTGEPTQPPYHSHQSRVGYVLDHRFDNGWTLHHAARWQAFGLDGFFIANNGLAADLRTLRRTATDQHYDGRTWVQDTYLQRGVATGAWQHTLTVGVDAFKTWEWNVQSTCRVGTLNVYAPVYGGAIACPATPSRDNLSVVASGGLYLRDRIQFARDWQLLLGLRHDRSRNRSEDHLTGVDARNDASATTGSAALMFDAGGGLHPYASVATSFFPNVGTDAQGAQFDPERGRQVELGVKMELDAGTSLSMALYDLRRRNVLQADPLNDGYSIAVGEQHSRGVELNAAADLGSGVSLFAGYAYTDAVVTDDGAQRVTTVGDRLYNVPRHSGSLWLQYAPHGVDDGWTFSGGGRAEGEKTAYGHRIPGYVVFDAGLAYRQGHWRYALNLKNAFDHDYYSGGLQRAVALGDPRTLLFSVGVDY, encoded by the coding sequence ATGAAACTGCATCCCCTTCCGCTCGCCTGCCTGCTCGGCATGGCGGCTTCCACGGCTGCGCGCGCGGCCGACGCGACCGACGCCGTGCAGGCCACCGCGCTGCCCGCGGTGCAGGTCCGCGCCGAGGTCGACACCGGCTTCCGCAGCACCGCACCGGCGCAGTCCGACAAGTCGGACGCGCCGCTGGCGCAGACCCCGTTCTCGATCACCGTGGTGCCGCGCGCGCTGCTGGACAGCCAGCAGGCGCAGACTCTGGCCGATGCGCTGCACAACGTGTCCGGCGTGGTCGCCAACACCTTCGGCCGTCGCGGCTGGGACGACCTGATCATCCGCGGCCAGACCGCCTCCGACTCGCTGTTCGTCGATGGCCTGCGCACCGCCGCCAACAACCGCGTCGCCGAGCAGCTGTTCGGCATGCAGCAGGTGGAAGTGCTGAAGGGGCCGGCCTCGCTGCTGTACGGCCAGGTGTTGCCCGGCGGGCTGGTCAACCTGGTCAGCAAGCGCCCCGCGCGCACGCCGCTGCGCCGCGCCGAACTGGGCGTCGGCAGCGACGGCCTGCAGCAGGGCAGCTTCGACCTGAACCAGCCGCTGTCGGCCAACGGCAAGGTCGCGCTGCGCCTCAACGGCCTGGCGATGAATGCGGACGACCCCACCGACCACGTGTATTTCCGCAGCCGCTGGATCGCACCGTCGCTGTCGCTGGACCTGGGCGAACGCACCGATTTCGTGCTGCTGACCAGCTACCAGGAACGCGACTACATCCGCCAGCAGGGCCTGCCCTGGGAAGGCAGCGCCGACGCCAATCCGAACGGCAGGATCGACCGTTCGCTGTTCACCGGCGAGCCGACGCAACCGCCGTACCACAGCCACCAGAGCCGCGTCGGCTACGTGCTGGACCACCGCTTCGACAACGGTTGGACCCTGCACCACGCGGCGCGCTGGCAGGCATTCGGGCTGGACGGTTTCTTCATCGCCAACAACGGCCTGGCCGCCGACCTGCGCACGCTGCGCCGCACCGCCACCGACCAGCACTACGACGGCCGCACCTGGGTGCAGGACACCTACCTGCAGCGCGGCGTCGCCACCGGCGCCTGGCAGCACACGCTGACCGTCGGCGTGGACGCGTTCAAGACCTGGGAATGGAACGTGCAATCCACCTGCCGGGTCGGCACGCTGAACGTGTACGCGCCGGTCTACGGCGGCGCCATCGCCTGCCCGGCCACGCCCAGCCGCGACAATCTCAGCGTGGTCGCTTCCGGCGGCCTCTACCTGCGCGACCGCATCCAGTTCGCGCGCGACTGGCAGCTGCTGCTGGGCCTGCGTCACGACCGCAGCCGCAACCGCAGCGAGGACCATCTCACCGGCGTGGACGCGCGCAACGACGCCAGCGCCACCACCGGTTCGGCCGCATTGATGTTCGATGCCGGCGGCGGACTGCATCCCTACGCCAGCGTCGCCACCTCGTTCTTTCCCAACGTCGGCACCGACGCGCAGGGCGCGCAGTTCGACCCCGAGCGCGGCCGCCAGGTGGAGCTTGGAGTGAAGATGGAACTGGACGCTGGCACCAGCCTGAGCATGGCGCTGTACGACCTGCGCCGGCGCAACGTGCTGCAGGCCGACCCGCTCAACGACGGCTACAGCATCGCGGTCGGCGAGCAGCACAGCCGCGGCGTGGAGCTCAACGCCGCCGCCGACCTGGGCAGCGGGGTCAGCCTGTTCGCCGGCTATGCCTACACCGACGCGGTGGTGACCGACGACGGCGCGCAACGCGTCACCACCGTCGGCGACCGCCTGTACAACGTGCCCAGGCACAGCGGCTCGCTGTGGCTGCAGTACGCGCCGCACGGCGTGGACGACGGCTGGACCTTCAGCGGCGGCGGCCGCGCCGAAGGCGAGAAGACCGCCTACGGCCACCGTATCCCCGGCTACGTGGTGTTCGACGCCGGCCTGGCTTACCGCCAGGGCCACTGGCGCTACGCGCTGAACCTGAAGAACGCATTCGACCACGACTACTACAGCGGCGGCCTGCAGCGCGCGGTGGCGCTGGGCGACCCGCGCACGCTGCTGTTCTCGGTGGGCGTGGATTACTAG